A segment of the Marinobacter arenosus genome:
TTTCCGATGTGCACCTGGGCACCGCCGACTGTCAGGCAGCCTACCTGCTCGACTTCCTCAACAGTGTGCACTGTGAAACCCTTTACCTGGTTGGCGATATCATCGATCTGATTGCCATGCAGAAGCGGGTCCACCTGCCTCCCGAGCACCATGCCATCGTCCAGCGACTGATGGATATCGCCGCTGGCGACACCCGGGTTGTCTACATTCCCGGCAATCACGATGAGTTCTTCCGCAAATTCTGTGGCCAGACCGTGGCCGGGATCGAACTCAAGACCAAGGTTGTGCACAGCACGGCAGACGGCCGCCGGTTCATGGTCTGCCACGGCGACCAGTTTGACCAGGTGGTTCGGTGCAGCCCCCTGATGCTGCTGGTGGGCGATCGCGCCCACGGCATACTGCTTCGCTTCAATCGCTGGTTCAACGCCTGGCGCCGACTCCGGGGCAAGCCCTACTGGTCCCTGGCGGCCTGGGTGAAGAGCCGCATCGGAAAGGCGCGCACCTTCATCCGCCGGTTCGAACTTGCGGCGCTGACCGTGGCGGAAAAAGGCCACTACGATGGCTTCATCGGTGGGCACATCCACTCGGCGGGCTTCCTGCGAAGCGAGGACGGCCTTTACTGCAACGACGGGGACTGGGTGGAGCACTGCACCGCGCTGGTGGAGCAGGCATCCGGACGGCTGGAGCTACTGCACTGGTCGGAGGCACCGATGATTCTGACTTCGGAGCCGGATGCGCCGCACCCGGATGTGACTGGGAACGCGCGACCGACGCTTGACCCGGTGCCGGCCGCTTTCGTGGAACAGGCCAATAGCCTGGTCAGTTAACGCCTGTCTTCTCCCGAGGGTTGTTGAAGGCAAGCTGGGTTGTTTTGACATCTGAGGTCCTCATCGCTTACACCTTCGGCGTGGGCTAGACCGCCGATTGCGAAAGCAAGCAAGAGTCCGGTGAGCGCCAGGATCTTCATGTCTACGTCCTCCATCTTCCAGACTGCCACCCTCCTCGGAGTCCGCCCGGACAAGGGGAAATGGGTGGCAAGTAGAACTTGGACAACTGAACAGGAGATGGGTTGCGCATTCATTCATTAATTCATGCATTATTTATTGCTTCCCCGGACCTGCCTGACGGGTAGAATGCCCCAATGAATCGTTCACACTGGGTATTTCGTCTCTCCTTTCTGGCCATTGTCGCGCTGGTGATGGCGGCTACCTGGCTGGTACTTCGCCAACTGGGGATGCCGGCCAGTCTGTCGCCCGCCGCCATCTCCGACTGGCTCAACCAGCAAGGCATGTCCGGGCCGCTGTTGCTGATGCTGATGATGATCCTCGGGGTGGTTGTCGGGCCGATTCCAACCTTGCCGATCAGTGCGGCCTCGGGCCTTGCCTTTGGCATGTTCGAGGGCACGGCGATTGCCGTGGCAGGCGCTCTGATGGGTGCTATGATCGCCTTCTACCTGGCCCGGGTGCTCGGCCGCGAGGTGGTCCAGCGCAAGCTTGAGGACAATCCGGTGTTCTCCGTGAACGGTTCCCAGCGGTTTCTGTTCATTGCGGTACTGCTCACCCGGTTAATCCCGCTGTTCTCATTTGCCCTGATCAGCTACGCCGCGGGGGTCACGGCAATTCGGGCGTGGCGATTCGCCCTGGCCTCAGTGGTCGGTATGTTACCGATGACCTTTGTCTTCGCCGGGCTCGGGCACAGCTTTGAACTCAATCCGCTGCTGACCGTTGTGGCCGCCGTGGTGATCCTGGTAATCATGAGCACCCTGCCCTGGTACCTGAGTCGCAGGCCCCATTCCCGCATTGCACGTTGGCTGCATCTTAGCGCCTGACTCCGCGGCGGGCGGGCATCAGGCCTGGTGGGTGGCCAGGATTTTCTGCAGGAAATCCCGGGTGCGGGGGTCCTTCGGGTGGTAGAAGATTTCGCTCGGCGGCCCCTGCTCCACGATCCGGCCGCCATCGATAAAGATGACCCGGTCGGCCACATCCCGGGCGAAGGACATTTCGTGAGTGACCAGCAACATGGTCTGACGTTCCCTGGCCAGCTGTTTCATCAGCGACAGCACTTCGTCCACCCATTCCGGATCGAGTGAGGAGGTGGGTTCGTCAAACAGGATCACTTCGGCACCGGCGGCCATGGCCCGGCCAATGCCCACACGCTGTTGCTGACCGCCGGACATGGACGCCGGGTAGGCATCGGCCTTGTCTTCGAGGCCAATGCGCCGGAGGATTTCCCGGGCCCGTTCATGGGCCTTGGCCTTCGGCCAGCGATCCACGACCAGCAGTCGCTCGGCAATGTTCTCCAGCGCCGTCTTGTTGGCAAACAGGGCGTAGTTCTGGAAGACAAAGGCGGTCTGCCGGCGCAATTCCAGAATGTCGGCTTTACGGGCCCGGTTCACATCCACCGTCAGGTCGCCCACGGTGATCTCGCCGGCGGTGGGCTGCTCGAGAAAGTTCACGCAACGGAGCAGCGTGGACTTACCGGTGCCGGATGGCCCGATAACAACCACGATCTCGCCTTTTTCGATGGTGAGGTCAATGCCGTCGAGGACCACGGCCTCGCCAAACTGCTTGCGCAGTCCCTTGAGTTCAATCATCGGCTGTAGGCCTTGTTCAGTCGGGTTTCCAGGTTGCCCTGCAGCCAGGACAGCATCTCGACCACGATCCAGTACATGACCGCCGCGACTATGAACGCCTCGAAGTAGAGGAAGCTGCCGGAGGCCTCTTTCTGGGTGGCCCCCATCAGCTCGGTAACGCCGAGGGTGAAAGCCAGCGAGGTTGCCTTGATCATGTCGATGAAGTAGTTCATCAGGGTGGGCAGGGCCACCCGCGTGGCCTGGGGCAAAATGATTCGCCGCATCAGCTGGCTGTTGGTCATGCCGATCGACAGGGCCGCTTCGGTCTGGCTGCGATCGACGCCGACAATGGCGGCGCGAATGGATTCGGCCATGTACGCCGAGAAGTGCATGGTCAGGCCCATGATGGTGGCGGTGATGCCGTCGATCACGGTCAGCGCACTGAACAGCTGGGGCAGCCCGTAGTAGAACAGGAACAGCTGGACCAGCAGCGGCGTGCCCCGGAAAAACGAAATGAACACGATGGTGAACGGATTCAGCACGGGAATCCGCAGTACCCGGATGACCGCAAACAGGCACGCCAGGATCAGCGCCAGGACCATGCCCAGAGACGCCAGCTGCAGGGTCAGGGGCAGGTACCCCAGTAATACGGGGACCAGCCCCAGCATGTAGTCGACGTCAAGCGCGCCCATAATGCGGTTCCTGTGTTGTTATGGGGCGGTGATGTCGGTGCCGAACCATTCCTCGGAAATCTCGCGCAACGTGCCCTTCTCGCGCAACGCACTCAGGGCCGCATTGACTTCATCACGCAGCGCACGGCCTTCCTCGGTGTCCTTGAACGGGTACGCATTGGTGATCTGGGAGAAGGTGGGGCCGGCCAGTTCCAGCGGCAGCGGCTTCTCCTTGATGATCTGGCTGGCACTGACCCGGTCCATCACGAAGGCATCCACGCGCCCGAGGGCGGTGTCACGCTCGATATTGCTGTCGTACGTCTTGATGTCGATTTCATCGGCGTAGGGCAGGTTACGCAGCAGCGCCTCGAAATTGGAACCGAGGTTCACCGCCACGGTTTTGCCCTTCAGGTCCTCGACGCCCTCGATCTCGGTATTGCCGGCCTTGGTGACCACCTGGGCGCCGTCGTAGACGTACGGCTCGCTGAAGATGTACGCCTTCTGGCGCTCCTCGGTGATGGTGATCTGGTTGGCCACGGTATCAATCCGCCCCGCGCCGAGCATGCCGAACAGGCCAGAGAAGGCGGCG
Coding sequences within it:
- a CDS encoding TVP38/TMEM64 family protein; its protein translation is MNRSHWVFRLSFLAIVALVMAATWLVLRQLGMPASLSPAAISDWLNQQGMSGPLLLMLMMILGVVVGPIPTLPISAASGLAFGMFEGTAIAVAGALMGAMIAFYLARVLGREVVQRKLEDNPVFSVNGSQRFLFIAVLLTRLIPLFSFALISYAAGVTAIRAWRFALASVVGMLPMTFVFAGLGHSFELNPLLTVVAAVVILVIMSTLPWYLSRRPHSRIARWLHLSA
- a CDS encoding amino acid ABC transporter ATP-binding protein; this encodes MIELKGLRKQFGEAVVLDGIDLTIEKGEIVVVIGPSGTGKSTLLRCVNFLEQPTAGEITVGDLTVDVNRARKADILELRRQTAFVFQNYALFANKTALENIAERLLVVDRWPKAKAHERAREILRRIGLEDKADAYPASMSGGQQQRVGIGRAMAAGAEVILFDEPTSSLDPEWVDEVLSLMKQLARERQTMLLVTHEMSFARDVADRVIFIDGGRIVEQGPPSEIFYHPKDPRTRDFLQKILATHQA
- a CDS encoding amino acid ABC transporter permease; the protein is MGALDVDYMLGLVPVLLGYLPLTLQLASLGMVLALILACLFAVIRVLRIPVLNPFTIVFISFFRGTPLLVQLFLFYYGLPQLFSALTVIDGITATIMGLTMHFSAYMAESIRAAIVGVDRSQTEAALSIGMTNSQLMRRIILPQATRVALPTLMNYFIDMIKATSLAFTLGVTELMGATQKEASGSFLYFEAFIVAAVMYWIVVEMLSWLQGNLETRLNKAYSR
- a CDS encoding amino acid ABC transporter substrate-binding protein: MKTLLATTLLVLSLVATPLLAQDGKIRVGMSGQYFPFTFVEQDTLKGFEVDVMNAVAQEMGREVEYQTAAFSGLFGMLGAGRIDTVANQITITEERQKAYIFSEPYVYDGAQVVTKAGNTEIEGVEDLKGKTVAVNLGSNFEALLRNLPYADEIDIKTYDSNIERDTALGRVDAFVMDRVSASQIIKEKPLPLELAGPTFSQITNAYPFKDTEEGRALRDEVNAALSALREKGTLREISEEWFGTDITAP
- a CDS encoding UDP-2,3-diacylglucosamine diphosphatase encodes the protein MRYYRSVFISDVHLGTADCQAAYLLDFLNSVHCETLYLVGDIIDLIAMQKRVHLPPEHHAIVQRLMDIAAGDTRVVYIPGNHDEFFRKFCGQTVAGIELKTKVVHSTADGRRFMVCHGDQFDQVVRCSPLMLLVGDRAHGILLRFNRWFNAWRRLRGKPYWSLAAWVKSRIGKARTFIRRFELAALTVAEKGHYDGFIGGHIHSAGFLRSEDGLYCNDGDWVEHCTALVEQASGRLELLHWSEAPMILTSEPDAPHPDVTGNARPTLDPVPAAFVEQANSLVS